GACGGGCATAAGCGCAGGCGCTGACATGAATTGGCTCCAGCAAAGTCGCAGTAAGTGGATCTTACAACAGGCCAATATCCTGCCTAGCATGGCGTCATCACCTCAGGAGACTCGCCATGTACCGCCCCGCCGCCTTTCGCCAGGACGACCTGGCCGCATTGCACCAGGAAATCGCCGCCTGTGGCCTGGCCACGGTCGTCAGCCAAGGCTCGGCCGGCCTGCAGGCCAGCCATCTGCCCTTGCTGCTGGCTCCCGAGGAAGGCGAGTTCGGCACCCTCTACGGCCACTTCGCCCGGGCCAATCCGCACTGGCAGGCGCTGACGGGCGAGAACCAGACCCTGGTGATCTGCAATGGCCCGGACGCCTACGTCACCCCCGCCTGGTACGCGGGCAAGGCCGAGCACGGCAAGGTGGTGCCGACCTGGAACTACATCGCCGTGCACGCCCACGGCCGCGCCGAGGTGTTCGACGAGCCCGAGCGCCTGCTGCAACTGGTCAGCCGCCTCAGCGAGCGCCACGAGGCAGGCCGCGCCCGGCCCTGGTCGGTGAGCGACGCGCCGCGCGAGTACATCGACAGCATGCTGCGCGCCATCGTCGGCTTCGCCTTGCCGATCCAGCGCCTGGAAGGCCAGTGGAAGCTCAGCCAGAACCGCAGCGCCGCCGACC
The genomic region above belongs to Pseudomonas benzenivorans and contains:
- a CDS encoding FMN-binding negative transcriptional regulator gives rise to the protein MYRPAAFRQDDLAALHQEIAACGLATVVSQGSAGLQASHLPLLLAPEEGEFGTLYGHFARANPHWQALTGENQTLVICNGPDAYVTPAWYAGKAEHGKVVPTWNYIAVHAHGRAEVFDEPERLLQLVSRLSERHEAGRARPWSVSDAPREYIDSMLRAIVGFALPIQRLEGQWKLSQNRSAADRASVHEGLQASAADRDRALAARMGTTHSAGE